The following coding sequences lie in one Phalacrocorax aristotelis chromosome 2, bGulAri2.1, whole genome shotgun sequence genomic window:
- the ENTPD3 gene encoding ectonucleoside triphosphate diphosphohydrolase 3 isoform X3, giving the protein MACPYRLQEWRPACRGPGISSYENNPGALAKPFDDCLNKVKERIPVHLHKNTSVYLGATAGMRLLRLQNETAANEVLASIQNYFRTQPFEFRGAQIITGPEEGVYGWITANYLMGNFLERNLWRTWVRPYRKDTMGALDLGGASTQISFVPEDSQENFNSTLQVKLYGYNYNVYTHSFQCYGRDEAEKRLLALLLQKSNTSSNVDNPCYPQNYNTTLAMKYFSGRLCTQSLRPANYYPDQLVNFHGTGAPGLCQEMVSLLFNITACRDREDCPFNGIHQPKVKGNFVAFSGFYYTINALNLSEHFSLADFNSSMWFFCSQSWAQLQFMLPKVEEIYARSYCFSANFIYYLLVHGYNFDAETWPQIHFQKEVGNSSIAWSLGYMLSLTNMIPAEGKLIRLPLKPSLFAGLLVFFTATSLLCLVFLVYLCVASRNQKNISHVEHVFIPE; this is encoded by the exons ATGGCGTGTCCTTACAGACTGCAGGAATGGCGGCCAGCCTGCCGAG GCCCTGGTATTTCCAGCTATGAGAATAATCCTGGAGCTCTTGCCAAACCTTTTGATGACTGTCTGAATAAAGTCAAGGAGAGAATACCAGTTCATCTGCATAAAAACACTTCTGTTTATCTGGGGGCTACAGCTGGCATGAGACTACTGAG GttgcaaaatgaaacagcagccAATGAAGTCCTTGCAAGCATTCAAAACTACTTCAGAACACAACCTTTTGAATTTAGGGGTGCGCAAATCATAACTGGGCCAGAGGAAGGGGTGTATGGATGGATAACAGCCAACTATTTAATGGGCAATTTCTTAGAG AGAAACCTTTGGAGAACATGGGTCCGTCCTTACAGAAAAGACACTATGGGTGCACTGGACCTTGGAGGAGCTTCCACTCAAATTTCATTTGTCCCAGAGGACTCTCAGGAGAACTTCAATAGCACCTTGCAAGTGAAGTTGTATGGTTACAACTACAATGTCTACACTCACAGCTTCCAGTGCTACGGGAGAGATGAAGCTGAGAAAAGGCTTCTAGCATTGCTGCTCCAG aaatcAAACACCAGTTCCAATGTGGATAATCCATGTTACCCTCAGAATTATAATACTACATTAGCGATGAAGTACTTCTCTGGCAGGCTTTGTACACAGTCTCTGAGACCAGCAAATTACTACCCGGACCAGCTTGTGAACTTCCATGGAACAGGAGCCCCAGGTCTGTGCCAGGAGATGGTTTCTTTATTGTTTAACATCACTGCCTGCAGAGACAGAGAGGACTGTCCATTTAATGGAATACATCAGCCAAAAGTTAAAGGGAATTTTGTG GCTTTCTCAGGATTCTACTATACAATTAATGCTTTGAATTTATCTGAGCACTTTTCCCTAGCTGACTTCAATTCAAGTATGTGGTTTTTCTGTTCACAGAGCTGGGCACAG CTCCAGTTTATGCTGCCTAAAGTCGAAGAAATATATGCTAGATCCTACTGTTTTTCAGccaatttcatttattacttgcTTGTACATGGTTACAACTTTGATGCAGAAACTTGGCCGCAgatacattttcaaaaggag gtCGGTAACAGCAGTATAGCGTGGTCACTCGGTTACATGTTAAGCCTCACGAACATGATTCCAGCAGAAGGCAAGCTGATCCGATTACCTCTGAAACCTTCTTTGTTTGCTGGGCTCCTCGTCTTCTTCACAGCCACGTCACTGTTGTGTCTTGTCTTCCTTGTTTACTTGTGTGTTGCATCACGTAATCAGAAGAACATCAGTCATGTTGAACATGTATTTATTCCAGAATGA